The following coding sequences lie in one Polynucleobacter necessarius genomic window:
- the rnhA gene encoding ribonuclease HI → MPHSKQPHIVIYTDGACKGNPGPGGWGAVLRSGGLEKHIHGGEKLTTNNRMEICAVIFALKALKQRSTVELWTDSQYVQKGVTEWLEGWKKRGWKTASKDPVKNADLWQELDSLLPDHEISWHWVRGHNGHPGNKLADQLANKGAEEFLP, encoded by the coding sequence ATGCCCCATTCCAAACAGCCCCACATAGTTATTTATACCGATGGCGCCTGCAAAGGTAATCCGGGCCCTGGCGGCTGGGGTGCAGTACTTCGCTCGGGAGGTCTTGAAAAGCATATTCATGGCGGCGAAAAACTGACGACAAATAACCGAATGGAAATCTGCGCAGTGATTTTTGCCTTAAAAGCATTAAAACAGCGTAGTACCGTAGAACTCTGGACAGATTCTCAATACGTCCAAAAAGGGGTTACCGAATGGTTGGAAGGCTGGAAAAAGAGAGGCTGGAAAACGGCCAGCAAAGACCCAGTAAAAAATGCAGACCTATGGCAAGAACTGGATTCTCTTCTCCCAGACCATGAAATATCGTGGCATTGGGTGCGGGGACATAATGGACACCCTGGAAATAAGCTGGCAGATCAACTTGCCAATAAAGGGGCAGAGGAATTTTTACCCTAA
- a CDS encoding class I SAM-dependent methyltransferase, whose translation MAWEQGCFDQIVADVFGFHAVQIGFPQLNTLNENRMPLQALLIHSNDNRSHAARFNWHLIQGDSAELPFASESLDLIVLPHVLEFATDPHQILREVDRVLRPEGRLIISGFNPASLWGARQYLSRLIGTPYLPRDGQFISLIRIKDWLELLNFSLDRGHFGCYKFPLQGESVMRKMNFLEKMGNRWWPIFGAVFLVSAIKRQQGMRMVSAATLARIPAIKQLNPATERSNLQKQLKHSNSD comes from the coding sequence TTGGCTTGGGAACAGGGCTGTTTTGATCAAATAGTTGCCGATGTGTTTGGTTTTCATGCGGTTCAAATTGGGTTCCCCCAATTGAATACATTGAATGAAAACCGCATGCCATTGCAGGCCCTCCTCATACATTCCAATGACAATCGTAGTCACGCAGCCCGTTTTAACTGGCATCTCATTCAAGGGGATAGCGCAGAACTGCCTTTTGCTAGCGAAAGTTTAGATTTAATTGTCTTGCCACACGTTTTAGAGTTCGCCACAGACCCCCATCAAATATTACGAGAAGTAGATCGGGTCTTGAGGCCTGAGGGGCGCCTGATTATTTCTGGCTTTAATCCCGCAAGCTTATGGGGCGCTCGACAGTATCTGAGTAGATTGATTGGAACCCCCTACCTCCCAAGAGATGGCCAATTTATCAGCCTGATTCGCATCAAAGACTGGCTAGAACTTCTGAACTTTTCATTGGATCGAGGACATTTTGGATGTTACAAGTTCCCGCTTCAAGGTGAGTCCGTCATGAGGAAAATGAACTTCCTTGAAAAAATGGGCAATCGCTGGTGGCCAATATTTGGCGCAGTCTTTTTAGTTTCTGCCATTAAACGCCAACAGGGAATGCGGATGGTTAGCGCGGCTACACTAGCTAGAATTCCGGCAATCAAGCAATTGAACCCCGCAACTGAACGAAGCAACCTCCAAAAACAACTGAAGCACAGCAATTCAGATTAA
- the gloB gene encoding hydroxyacylglutathione hydrolase, with amino-acid sequence MDKNTLLQVWPIPAFDDNYIWCIHDGSSALVVDPGDSVPTLEFLRENNLSLKGILITHHHADHTGGIQNLKQVLGADIPVYGPAGDNIPGRTVIAMQDDKIEIVAPRISLKVFEVPGHTLSHIVYFANMQANVVEPMLFCGDTLFASGCGRLFEGTPTQMSQSLGKFALLPKNTLVYCTHEYTLSNIRFALAAEPNNPNLLSWAEEAKLLRERGRPTLPTTIGQELQVNPFMRCDQPEVIAMAKEISGQTELPTPAHVLAVIRAWKDRF; translated from the coding sequence ATGGATAAGAATACTTTATTGCAAGTTTGGCCCATACCGGCTTTTGATGATAACTATATCTGGTGCATTCACGATGGCAGCTCTGCTTTAGTGGTAGATCCAGGCGACTCTGTGCCAACGCTAGAATTTTTGAGGGAAAATAATTTGTCTCTCAAGGGAATTTTAATCACCCACCATCATGCAGACCACACCGGCGGTATTCAGAATTTAAAACAAGTTTTAGGTGCTGACATACCTGTCTATGGCCCGGCAGGGGATAACATTCCAGGTCGTACAGTGATTGCGATGCAGGATGACAAAATTGAAATAGTCGCTCCTCGCATTAGCCTTAAAGTTTTCGAAGTTCCTGGGCATACCTTAAGTCACATTGTTTACTTTGCAAATATGCAAGCCAATGTAGTTGAGCCAATGCTTTTCTGTGGAGACACTTTATTTGCATCAGGATGTGGCCGCCTATTTGAGGGTACGCCGACACAAATGTCACAGTCCCTGGGTAAATTTGCATTATTACCAAAAAATACCTTGGTTTACTGCACACATGAGTACACCTTATCCAATATTCGCTTTGCATTAGCTGCCGAGCCTAATAACCCAAATCTTCTGTCTTGGGCGGAAGAAGCCAAGTTACTCAGGGAGCGGGGTAGACCAACTCTACCAACGACCATAGGACAAGAGCTTCAAGTAAACCCTTTTATGCGATGTGATCAACCAGAAGTCATTGCGATGGCTAAAGAGATTTCAGGTCAAACAGAATTGCCTACACCGGCGCATGTCTTAGCAGTGATACGCGCCTGGAAAGATCGTTTCTGA
- a CDS encoding transglycosylase SLT domain-containing protein: protein MRMLYAAVVIAALLSGCASTGDWSSDTPTKANPKSSKATRVNLKNQSVSKVYAPSDNLWLRIRDGFQMEPMNNPLEIEQVRWLSARPDYVHRSMARSSRYLFYIVQEVNARNMPTEIALLPFVESAFVTNAKSSAKAVGLWQFMPATGKDFRLTQNIFRDERRDVLQSTDAALDYLQRLYNQFGSWELALAAYNWGAGNISKAQKRNAAAGLATDYESLTLPRETRNYVPKLMAYRQIVLDPKAYGIVLPELENHPYFVALDVGSDIDVALVIKLAEIPEDEFHSLNPSFNKPVILSNANQQILLPFGHAEIFQDNLKQYTKPLSSWTAVQVSKTESVDQAAKTLSVAVDTLREVNNIPKGMRIRAGSTVLIPKTSRRPEDVSTAMAENASLSLEKPAPPTPKCPKPAKGSKGANMVKCSAPSTSKSSEKGVSKGNSSDKKNAASQHKSVSTGLAKFAKNGSSAVQSSNKGSRGTSKSQ from the coding sequence ATGCGTATGCTGTATGCAGCAGTGGTTATTGCTGCCCTTTTGAGTGGATGTGCAAGTACTGGAGATTGGTCTTCTGATACGCCAACGAAAGCTAATCCGAAATCCTCTAAGGCTACTCGAGTTAATCTCAAAAATCAGAGCGTAAGCAAAGTCTACGCGCCATCAGATAACTTGTGGCTACGTATTCGGGATGGATTTCAGATGGAGCCAATGAATAATCCATTAGAGATCGAACAGGTGCGCTGGCTAAGTGCTCGCCCAGATTACGTTCATCGATCTATGGCGCGCTCCTCCCGCTATCTGTTCTATATCGTTCAAGAAGTCAACGCACGGAACATGCCAACAGAAATTGCGCTTCTGCCATTTGTTGAAAGTGCTTTCGTCACGAATGCTAAATCAAGCGCAAAAGCAGTGGGGCTATGGCAATTCATGCCGGCTACAGGTAAAGATTTTCGACTCACCCAAAATATTTTTAGGGATGAACGTCGTGATGTCTTGCAATCAACCGATGCTGCTTTGGATTATTTGCAGCGTTTATACAACCAGTTTGGCAGCTGGGAATTGGCTTTAGCGGCTTATAACTGGGGTGCCGGTAATATTTCCAAAGCCCAAAAACGCAATGCAGCTGCAGGCTTAGCAACTGATTATGAGAGCCTTACTTTACCGCGCGAGACTCGTAACTATGTCCCTAAGTTGATGGCTTATCGTCAAATTGTGTTGGATCCAAAGGCTTATGGGATAGTCTTGCCGGAACTTGAAAATCACCCATACTTTGTTGCTTTGGACGTCGGCAGCGATATTGACGTTGCGTTAGTTATTAAGTTAGCTGAAATCCCAGAAGACGAATTTCATAGCCTGAATCCATCATTTAATAAGCCAGTGATTTTGAGCAATGCCAATCAGCAAATCTTGCTGCCGTTTGGACATGCCGAAATTTTCCAAGACAATCTGAAGCAATACACCAAACCCTTATCTTCTTGGACGGCTGTTCAGGTAAGTAAAACTGAAAGCGTTGATCAGGCAGCCAAAACTTTGAGTGTGGCTGTAGATACTCTTAGGGAGGTTAATAACATCCCTAAAGGAATGCGCATCCGCGCAGGTTCAACCGTTTTGATTCCAAAAACGAGTCGACGCCCCGAAGATGTGTCGACTGCCATGGCTGAAAATGCTAGCTTAAGTCTAGAAAAACCAGCTCCACCAACGCCAAAGTGCCCAAAACCCGCAAAAGGAAGCAAGGGCGCCAATATGGTTAAATGTTCAGCACCGAGTACAAGCAAATCCTCTGAAAAGGGGGTTTCTAAGGGTAATTCTTCTGATAAAAAAAATGCTGCGTCTCAGCATAAATCCGTATCGACAGGACTTGCAAAATTTGCGAAAAATGGTAGTTCTGCCGTCCAGAGTAGCAATAAGGGTAGTAGAGGGACGAGCAAAAGTCAGTAA
- the carA gene encoding glutamine-hydrolyzing carbamoyl-phosphate synthase small subunit — MLPSFSPAVLALADGTLFPGFSIGAPGETTGEVVFNTALTGYQEIITDPSYSRQIVTLTYPHIGNVGVNSQDAESDQIHAAGLVIKDLPKRVSNFRSEGSLDDYLTKAGVLGIAGIDTRKLTRILRDKGAQSGAIVAGKVGDDHEALGKKTLELAKAFPGMAGLDLAKVVTTQKPYEWREAEWDLHGPDGKPAYRSLDTSKPIKKVVAYDFGVKRNILRMLTERGCQLTVVPAQTSAAEVLAMNPDGVFFSNGPGDPGPCDYAIAAAKEIIEKGIPTFGICLGHQIMGLAAGAKTLKMKFGHHGANHPVKDLDTSRVAITSQNHGFAVDANTLPDNIHVTHVSLFDGSLQGMAWKDKPALCFQGHPEASPGPYDIAYLFDRFVELMNAASKKEGK; from the coding sequence TTGCTTCCTTCTTTTTCCCCCGCCGTGTTGGCTCTTGCCGACGGCACCTTATTTCCCGGATTCAGTATTGGCGCTCCTGGCGAAACTACCGGCGAAGTCGTTTTTAACACTGCATTGACTGGTTATCAGGAAATCATTACTGACCCTAGCTATTCCCGTCAGATAGTCACCTTGACCTATCCTCATATTGGAAATGTCGGTGTTAATAGCCAAGACGCAGAATCTGATCAAATTCATGCCGCTGGCTTAGTGATCAAAGATTTGCCTAAACGTGTTTCTAATTTTCGTTCTGAGGGCTCGCTGGATGACTACCTCACGAAAGCTGGTGTTTTAGGCATTGCAGGGATCGATACTCGCAAGCTCACCAGAATTCTTCGCGATAAGGGCGCCCAATCCGGTGCCATTGTTGCTGGCAAAGTAGGTGATGATCATGAGGCATTGGGCAAAAAGACTCTTGAGTTAGCCAAGGCATTTCCTGGAATGGCTGGTCTAGATCTTGCTAAGGTTGTCACTACACAAAAGCCATACGAGTGGCGTGAAGCTGAGTGGGATCTGCACGGCCCTGACGGCAAGCCAGCATACAGATCCTTAGACACAAGCAAACCCATTAAAAAAGTAGTTGCTTATGACTTTGGTGTGAAACGCAACATTCTTCGGATGCTTACTGAGCGGGGCTGTCAATTGACAGTTGTCCCTGCACAAACAAGTGCAGCAGAAGTATTGGCCATGAATCCAGACGGCGTATTTTTCTCGAATGGTCCTGGTGATCCTGGTCCTTGTGATTACGCTATTGCTGCTGCAAAGGAGATTATTGAAAAAGGTATCCCGACCTTTGGCATCTGTTTGGGCCATCAAATTATGGGTCTGGCTGCTGGCGCTAAAACATTGAAGATGAAATTTGGTCACCATGGTGCCAATCATCCAGTGAAGGATTTAGATACTAGTCGTGTAGCGATTACTTCTCAGAATCATGGTTTCGCTGTTGATGCCAATACATTGCCTGACAATATTCATGTCACTCATGTATCTTTGTTTGATGGATCATTGCAAGGAATGGCTTGGAAAGATAAGCCTGCTCTTTGCTTCCAAGGACATCCTGAGGCCTCTCCTGGTCCTTATGACATTGCCTATTTATTTGATCGTTTTGTGGAGCTAATGAATGCTGCCAGCAAGAAGGAGGGCAAATAA
- the carB gene encoding carbamoyl-phosphate synthase large subunit — protein sequence MPKRSDIQSILIIGAGPIVIGQACEFDYSGAQACKALRDEGYKVILVNSNPATIMTDPEMANVTYIEPITWEVVERIIATEKPDAILPTMGGQTALNCALDLHRHGVLEKYGCELIGASPEAIDKAEDRQKFKDAMTKIGLGSAKSGIAHSMDEAHEVQQRIQKETGSSGFPVVIRPSFTMGGFGGGIAYNREEFEEICKRGLDLSPTRELLIEESLLGWKEFEMEVVRDRNDNCIIVCSIENLDPMGVHTGDSITVAPAQTLTDKEYQLMRNASIAVLREIGVDTGGSNVQFSINLVDGRMIVIEMNPRVSRSSALASKATGFPIAKIAAKLAVGYTLDELKNDITGGATPASFEPSIDYVVTKIPRFAFEKFPQADSRLTTQMKSVGEVMAIGRTFQESFQKALRGLEVGVDGLDEVSTDLDDIINEINEPGPDRIWYLADAFRMGMGIDEIYNETKVDPWFLEQIEELIAIETELKQRKIDSLSAPELRFVKQKGFSDRRLAKLLGIDAASVRAARHRLKVVPVYKRVDTCAAEFSTNTAYLYSTYEAEHGECESQPTNKEKIMVLGGGPNRIGQGIEFDYCCVHAALAMRDDGYETIMVNCNPETISTDYYDTSDRLYFEPLTLEDVLEIVAKEKPKGVIVQYGGQTPLKLALDLERNGVPIIGTSPDMIDAAEDRERFQKLLQDLGLRQPPNRTARTEEEALKLAEEIGYPLVVRPSYVLGGRAMEIVHDGRDLERYMREAVKVSHDSPVLLDRFLNDAIECDVDCISDGATVFIGGVMEHIEQAGVHSGDSACSLPPYSLSESTVEEIKHQTAAMAKGLNVVGLMNVQFAIQNVDDKDVIYVLEVNPRASRTVPFVSKATGLQLAKIAARCMIGQTLAQQGIQAEVKPAYFSVKEAVFPFNKFPGIDPILGPEMRSTGEVMGVGKTFGEALFKSQLGAGIKLPKSGTVLLTVKDSDKPKALEVAKLLHQLGFPMVATKGTAAAIEAAGLPVRVVNKVKDGRPHIVDFIKNGEISLVFTTVDETRTAIADSRSIRTSAQANGVTYYTTISAARAIMDGLLASQNGKLESLEVYSLQNLHRTLI from the coding sequence ATGCCTAAGCGTAGCGACATTCAGAGTATCTTAATCATTGGTGCAGGTCCGATCGTGATTGGACAAGCCTGCGAATTTGACTATTCAGGTGCACAGGCTTGTAAAGCCTTGCGTGACGAAGGTTACAAAGTTATTTTGGTAAACAGCAATCCTGCGACCATCATGACCGACCCTGAGATGGCCAATGTAACCTATATTGAACCAATTACTTGGGAAGTAGTAGAGCGCATTATCGCTACTGAAAAACCAGATGCTATTTTGCCTACGATGGGCGGTCAAACTGCACTAAATTGTGCTTTGGATCTCCATCGTCATGGTGTGCTTGAGAAATACGGTTGCGAACTGATCGGAGCCTCGCCTGAAGCGATTGATAAAGCTGAAGACCGCCAAAAATTTAAAGATGCTATGACCAAGATTGGTCTGGGTTCTGCTAAGTCTGGTATTGCCCATTCAATGGATGAGGCCCATGAGGTTCAGCAGCGGATTCAAAAAGAAACGGGCAGTTCTGGATTTCCGGTGGTTATTCGTCCATCTTTCACCATGGGTGGATTTGGCGGTGGTATAGCCTACAACCGTGAGGAATTTGAAGAAATTTGTAAGCGCGGTCTCGATTTATCACCTACTCGCGAGCTTTTGATTGAAGAATCTCTCCTCGGTTGGAAAGAATTTGAGATGGAAGTGGTGCGGGATCGCAATGACAACTGCATCATTGTTTGCTCGATTGAAAACCTTGATCCAATGGGCGTGCATACAGGCGATTCCATTACTGTTGCGCCTGCTCAAACTTTGACAGATAAAGAGTATCAGTTGATGCGTAACGCATCCATCGCAGTGCTTCGTGAAATTGGTGTAGATACTGGTGGTTCAAACGTGCAGTTTTCCATCAACCTAGTAGATGGACGCATGATCGTGATTGAAATGAATCCACGAGTATCACGTTCATCTGCTCTTGCCTCTAAGGCCACAGGCTTTCCAATTGCCAAGATAGCCGCTAAATTAGCTGTCGGGTATACCTTAGATGAATTAAAGAATGACATTACCGGTGGTGCTACGCCAGCTTCTTTCGAGCCATCAATTGACTATGTTGTTACCAAGATACCTCGTTTTGCCTTCGAAAAATTCCCACAAGCCGATTCTCGTTTAACAACTCAAATGAAGTCAGTAGGTGAGGTAATGGCGATTGGCCGTACCTTTCAAGAATCTTTCCAAAAAGCACTTCGCGGTTTAGAGGTTGGTGTTGACGGTCTGGATGAAGTATCTACAGATTTAGATGACATCATCAATGAAATCAATGAGCCCGGCCCGGATCGTATTTGGTATTTGGCGGACGCATTCCGAATGGGTATGGGTATTGATGAAATCTACAATGAGACTAAAGTCGACCCCTGGTTCTTAGAGCAGATTGAAGAGCTCATTGCCATTGAGACAGAGCTTAAGCAGCGCAAAATCGATAGTCTTTCTGCGCCGGAGTTGCGTTTCGTGAAACAAAAAGGTTTCTCAGATCGTCGCCTAGCAAAATTGCTCGGGATTGATGCCGCCTCTGTTCGCGCAGCACGCCATCGCTTAAAAGTAGTTCCAGTGTATAAGCGGGTTGATACTTGCGCTGCTGAGTTTTCAACCAATACCGCCTACTTATATTCCACCTACGAAGCAGAGCATGGTGAATGTGAGTCACAGCCTACCAATAAAGAAAAGATTATGGTGCTAGGCGGTGGACCCAATCGTATTGGCCAAGGTATTGAGTTTGATTATTGTTGCGTACATGCTGCCTTAGCAATGCGTGATGATGGTTATGAAACCATTATGGTCAACTGTAATCCCGAGACTATTTCTACTGATTACTACGACACTTCTGATCGCTTGTATTTTGAGCCGCTAACTCTAGAAGATGTTTTGGAGATTGTCGCCAAAGAGAAGCCAAAAGGTGTAATTGTTCAGTATGGTGGACAAACACCATTGAAATTGGCTTTAGATCTAGAGCGTAATGGTGTGCCGATTATTGGTACGTCCCCAGACATGATTGATGCCGCTGAGGACAGAGAACGCTTTCAAAAATTACTGCAAGATCTTGGTTTGCGCCAACCGCCGAACCGCACAGCTCGCACTGAAGAGGAAGCCCTTAAGCTCGCTGAAGAAATTGGTTATCCATTGGTAGTTCGTCCTTCCTATGTTTTAGGTGGTCGTGCGATGGAAATTGTTCATGATGGTCGCGACCTGGAGCGATATATGCGTGAGGCTGTTAAGGTCTCGCACGACTCTCCCGTACTTCTTGATCGCTTCCTAAATGATGCGATTGAATGTGACGTAGATTGCATCAGTGATGGCGCTACTGTATTTATTGGCGGCGTTATGGAGCATATAGAGCAGGCTGGAGTTCACTCTGGCGATTCTGCTTGTTCATTACCCCCATACTCTTTATCTGAGTCAACGGTTGAAGAGATCAAGCATCAAACTGCTGCCATGGCTAAAGGCTTGAATGTAGTTGGCTTGATGAATGTCCAATTTGCTATTCAAAATGTAGATGACAAAGATGTTATCTATGTTCTTGAGGTAAATCCTCGCGCTTCTCGTACTGTTCCTTTTGTATCTAAAGCAACTGGTTTGCAGTTGGCGAAGATTGCTGCACGTTGTATGATTGGTCAAACATTAGCGCAGCAGGGTATTCAGGCAGAAGTTAAACCAGCATATTTCTCAGTTAAAGAAGCAGTATTCCCATTTAATAAATTCCCAGGCATTGATCCGATTCTCGGACCCGAGATGCGCTCTACTGGTGAAGTCATGGGAGTAGGTAAGACCTTTGGTGAAGCATTATTTAAATCGCAATTAGGCGCAGGCATTAAGTTGCCTAAGAGCGGTACTGTGCTTTTGACCGTTAAAGACAGCGATAAGCCAAAAGCGCTTGAAGTAGCCAAGTTGCTCCATCAATTAGGCTTCCCAATGGTGGCCACTAAAGGCACGGCGGCTGCAATTGAGGCAGCCGGTTTGCCTGTGAGAGTAGTTAACAAGGTGAAGGATGGCCGTCCTCATATCGTCGATTTTATTAAGAACGGTGAGATTTCCTTGGTCTTTACTACCGTTGATGAAACTCGTACTGCCATTGCCGACTCTAGATCGATTCGCACGAGTGCTCAAGCCAATGGTGTTACTTATTACACAACGATTAGTGCAGCCCGCGCGATAATGGACGGATTACTGGCTTCGCAAAATGGAAAACTGGAGTCGCTTGAGGTTTATTCCTTGCAAAATTTACATCGGACGCTTATTTAA
- the greA gene encoding transcription elongation factor GreA, producing the protein MSTIPITKRGAELLKEKLHRLKHVERPAVINAISEARAQGDLSENAEYDAAKEKQGFIEGRIQELEGKLSAAQIIDPASLDVSGRVVFGATVELEDLEDGTKFTYQIVGDDEADIALNKISISSHIARALISKEEGDVVAVQAPGGNREVEILAVRYI; encoded by the coding sequence ATGAGCACAATTCCGATTACCAAGCGCGGTGCAGAGCTTCTTAAAGAAAAGTTGCACCGCCTAAAGCATGTTGAGCGTCCTGCTGTCATCAATGCCATTTCTGAGGCTCGAGCTCAAGGCGACCTCTCCGAGAATGCTGAGTATGATGCAGCAAAAGAAAAACAAGGTTTTATTGAGGGTCGCATTCAAGAATTAGAGGGCAAACTTTCTGCTGCTCAAATTATTGATCCAGCATCGCTTGATGTATCTGGACGCGTCGTTTTTGGCGCCACCGTTGAACTCGAAGATCTTGAGGATGGCACAAAGTTCACTTATCAAATCGTAGGTGACGATGAGGCTGATATTGCCTTGAATAAAATTTCCATCAGCTCGCATATTGCTCGCGCTTTAATTAGTAAGGAAGAGGGTGATGTAGTTGCCGTTCAGGCTCCTGGCGGTAATCGCGAAGTGGAGATATTAGCAGTACGTTATATCTAA
- a CDS encoding DUF4149 domain-containing protein: MYAQRLFSLTSCLWVGSFTIIGFLVVPVLFSSLGDRQVAGIVAASLFKFTAYFGVFISALLMVAANYFVSQKKTQYRLTRWILLAMLSCTLAAAFILIPWMNALRDQALSLGLSVRETSNSELFNRLHSVSSIVFMIQTLLGLFLVWRTTKNAD; this comes from the coding sequence ATGTATGCCCAGAGACTTTTTAGCCTGACTTCTTGCCTCTGGGTTGGTAGCTTCACCATCATTGGGTTTCTGGTTGTTCCTGTTCTCTTTTCAAGCCTAGGAGATAGACAGGTAGCCGGCATAGTAGCGGCAAGCCTTTTTAAATTTACTGCATATTTTGGCGTCTTTATCAGCGCTTTATTGATGGTGGCAGCCAATTATTTTGTAAGTCAAAAGAAAACTCAATATCGCCTTACTCGCTGGATCTTGCTTGCGATGTTGTCATGCACATTAGCTGCTGCATTTATTCTGATTCCCTGGATGAATGCTCTTAGAGATCAAGCGCTATCTTTAGGGCTATCTGTTCGTGAAACAAGCAATTCAGAATTGTTTAATCGCCTTCATTCAGTCTCAAGCATAGTGTTTATGATTCAAACATTGCTTGGACTTTTCCTAGTCTGGCGGACAACAAAAAACGCCGACTAG
- a CDS encoding YhbY family RNA-binding protein, protein MTALTITAAQRKSLKADAHDLSPVVMIGGGDGLTPAVIKEAKLAIKHHGLIKIRVFGDDREARIAIYDELCD, encoded by the coding sequence ATGACTGCACTAACAATTACCGCCGCGCAACGTAAATCTCTAAAAGCTGATGCCCATGACTTAAGTCCTGTGGTGATGATTGGCGGCGGGGATGGATTAACACCAGCTGTAATCAAAGAAGCCAAATTGGCAATTAAACATCACGGTTTAATCAAAATCCGAGTTTTTGGAGATGATCGAGAGGCACGCATCGCAATCTATGATGAACTTTGTGATTAA
- a CDS encoding RlmE family RNA methyltransferase → MAKNKFNKSWLQDHLTDPYVKMAQKEGYRARAVYKLSEIDEQDHLIKAGMTIIDLGSAPGSWSQYARNRLTELGKSNPKIESGKPDGQIIAIDILPMEDIADVSFIQGDFREEEGLTALEALLPEDAEGKVDLVLSDMAPNLSGFGVADAARMAFLAEIALDFAVAHLKPEGALLIKCFNGSGYSQIVESFKKVFKTVASRKPKASRARSSERFLLGRNLKPPK, encoded by the coding sequence TTGGCAAAGAATAAATTTAATAAAAGTTGGCTTCAGGATCACTTAACTGATCCTTACGTAAAAATGGCTCAAAAAGAGGGCTATCGCGCTAGAGCAGTTTATAAACTGAGTGAAATAGACGAGCAAGATCACCTTATCAAAGCAGGGATGACTATTATTGATCTCGGGAGCGCCCCTGGAAGTTGGTCGCAATACGCCCGTAATCGCTTAACGGAGCTTGGTAAAAGTAATCCAAAGATTGAGTCTGGCAAGCCGGATGGGCAAATCATTGCTATAGATATTTTGCCTATGGAAGATATTGCAGATGTGAGCTTTATTCAGGGTGACTTTCGTGAAGAAGAGGGGCTTACCGCCCTTGAAGCACTTTTACCTGAGGATGCCGAAGGTAAGGTGGATTTGGTTCTCTCTGATATGGCGCCTAATTTATCGGGGTTTGGTGTAGCCGATGCGGCAAGGATGGCTTTTTTGGCTGAAATTGCCCTAGATTTTGCTGTTGCACACCTTAAGCCTGAGGGAGCTTTACTAATCAAATGCTTTAACGGCAGTGGTTATAGCCAAATCGTGGAATCCTTTAAAAAGGTCTTTAAAACAGTTGCATCTCGAAAACCCAAGGCTTCTCGAGCACGATCTTCAGAGAGATTTCTATTGGGTAGAAATCTAAAACCCCCTAAATAG